A window from Mycolicibacterium tokaiense encodes these proteins:
- the hsaA gene encoding 3-hydroxy-9,10-secoandrosta-1,3,5(10)-triene-9,17-dione monooxygenase oxygenase subunit, with protein MTSIQQRDAQSVLAGIDDLLPLIAKRAQAAEELRRIPDDTISDLDEVGFFKLLQPEQWGGFQTDPAVFYEAVRRLATACGSTGWVSSIIGVHNWHLALFDQQAQEDVWADDPTVRVSSSYAPMGAGEVVDGGYKVSGAWQWSSGCDHATWAFLGGPVIKDGRPVDFGSFLIPRSDYRIDDVWNVVGLKATGSNTVVVKDVFVPRHRFLSYRSMNDGSAGGYERNTAPVYKMPWGTMHPTTISAPIVGMAYGAYDAHVEHQGKRVRAAFAGEKSKDDPFAKIRIAEAASDIDAAWRQLAGNVSEEYALLSAGKEIPFSLRARARRDQVRATKRAIESIDLLFEASGATALNLDQPVQRFWRDAHAGRVHAANEPERAYLIYGNDAFGLPPQDTMV; from the coding sequence GTGACTTCCATTCAACAACGTGACGCACAGTCCGTGCTGGCCGGTATCGACGATCTGCTCCCGCTGATCGCGAAACGGGCCCAGGCGGCCGAGGAGTTGCGGCGCATTCCGGACGACACCATCAGCGATCTCGACGAGGTGGGCTTCTTCAAGCTGCTGCAGCCCGAGCAGTGGGGTGGCTTCCAGACCGACCCGGCGGTGTTCTACGAAGCCGTGCGCCGCCTGGCCACCGCCTGCGGTTCCACCGGGTGGGTGTCGTCGATCATCGGCGTGCACAACTGGCACCTGGCGCTGTTCGACCAGCAGGCCCAGGAGGACGTCTGGGCCGACGACCCGACGGTCCGGGTGTCCTCGTCGTATGCCCCGATGGGCGCCGGTGAGGTGGTCGACGGCGGCTACAAGGTCAGCGGTGCCTGGCAGTGGTCTTCCGGGTGTGACCACGCCACCTGGGCGTTCCTCGGCGGACCGGTCATCAAGGACGGCCGGCCGGTGGACTTCGGCAGCTTCCTGATCCCACGCAGCGACTACCGCATCGACGACGTGTGGAACGTGGTGGGACTGAAGGCGACCGGCAGCAACACCGTAGTGGTCAAGGATGTCTTCGTGCCCCGGCACCGGTTCCTGTCCTACCGCTCCATGAACGACGGCAGCGCGGGCGGCTACGAGCGGAACACCGCGCCGGTCTACAAGATGCCGTGGGGCACCATGCATCCCACCACCATCTCGGCGCCCATCGTCGGCATGGCCTACGGCGCCTACGACGCGCACGTCGAGCACCAGGGCAAGCGGGTGCGTGCGGCCTTCGCCGGAGAGAAGTCCAAGGACGATCCCTTCGCCAAGATCCGCATCGCCGAGGCGGCCAGCGACATCGACGCCGCGTGGCGCCAGCTGGCGGGCAATGTCAGCGAGGAATACGCGTTGCTCAGCGCCGGCAAGGAGATTCCGTTCAGCCTGCGTGCGCGGGCCCGGCGCGACCAGGTGCGTGCCACCAAGCGCGCCATCGAGTCGATCGACCTGCTGTTCGAGGCCTCCGGTGCCACCGCACTGAACCTCGATCAACCCGTGCAGCGGTTCTGGCGTGATGCCCATGCCGGGCGGGTGCACGCCGCCAACGAGCCCGAGCGCGCGTACCTGATCTACGGAAACGACGCCTTCGGTCTCCCGCCGCAGGACACGATGGTCTAG
- the hsaD gene encoding 4,5:9,10-diseco-3-hydroxy-5,9,17-trioxoandrosta-1(10),2-diene-4-oate hydrolase codes for MTSFAAEAAQQQEITFESTSRYAQVRDDMRLHYHEAGDPASPTVVLLHGGGPGASSWSNFSRNIPVLAKHFHVLAVDQPGYGHSDKHTEHEQYNRYSATALLNLFDHLGIDRAELVGNSLGGGTAVRFALDNPKRAGRLVLMGPGGLSVNLFAPDPTEGVKLLGRFAADPTRENIEKFLRIMVFDQSLITPELVEERFAIASTPESLAATKAMGKSFAGADFELGMMWRDVYKLRQRVLLIWGREDRVNPLDGALVALKQIPRVQLHVFGQCGHWAQLEKFDEFNKLTIDFLGGSR; via the coding sequence GTGACGTCGTTCGCCGCGGAAGCGGCCCAGCAGCAGGAGATCACCTTCGAGTCCACCTCGAGGTACGCGCAGGTCCGCGATGACATGCGGCTGCACTACCACGAAGCCGGTGACCCGGCCTCTCCCACGGTGGTGCTGCTGCACGGCGGCGGGCCGGGGGCGTCCAGCTGGTCGAACTTCAGCCGCAACATCCCGGTGCTGGCCAAGCATTTTCACGTGCTGGCCGTTGATCAGCCGGGCTACGGGCACTCGGACAAACACACCGAACACGAGCAGTACAACCGCTACAGCGCCACCGCGCTGCTCAACCTGTTCGACCACCTCGGCATCGACCGCGCCGAGCTGGTCGGCAACTCACTCGGCGGCGGAACCGCGGTGCGGTTCGCCCTGGACAACCCGAAGCGGGCCGGCCGGCTGGTGCTGATGGGCCCGGGTGGGCTCAGCGTCAACCTGTTCGCGCCGGACCCCACCGAGGGCGTCAAGCTGCTGGGCCGCTTCGCCGCCGACCCCACCCGCGAGAACATCGAGAAGTTCCTGCGGATCATGGTGTTCGACCAGAGCCTGATCACCCCGGAACTGGTGGAGGAGCGCTTCGCGATCGCCAGCACCCCGGAGTCTCTGGCTGCCACCAAGGCGATGGGGAAGTCCTTCGCGGGCGCCGATTTCGAGCTCGGCATGATGTGGCGCGATGTCTACAAGCTGCGGCAGCGGGTACTGCTGATCTGGGGCCGCGAAGACCGGGTGAACCCGCTGGACGGCGCGCTGGTGGCGCTGAAGCAGATTCCGCGGGTGCAGCTGCACGTCTTCGGTCAGTGCGGGCACTGGGCGCAGCTGGAGAAGTTCGACGAATTCAACAAGCTCACGATCGACTTCCTGGGAGGTTCGAGGTGA